In the genome of Rhizobium sp. 007, one region contains:
- a CDS encoding arginine deiminase family protein: MSLHDSRNVTAETSLETYKWGVNSEYGVLKDVLLCSPKHYGWVPINSVVKEKMTENVPDVAAAVTQHDEIVSAFGESGVNVHFLQPQPHLVFQSDTRDSSQMTPWGAAILQLRHIERRGEYASVIDFYRSKGIPIPLMSSKGTIEGGDISVTKPGLVIVGYSGERTTRDGAEEFTSLFKANGWRVHLQPFPEHFLHLDVIFSMAAENLALVCTEVVPDAFIDFLREEKIRLIPVTYKEAMDLGCNVVSLGNDRVITSRHNRSVIDKLRAEGLTVVDPYFPEFAKGGSGIHCLTMPLKREPVAA; this comes from the coding sequence ATGTCGCTACATGATTCACGAAACGTCACCGCGGAAACGTCTCTTGAAACGTACAAATGGGGGGTGAATTCTGAGTACGGCGTGTTGAAAGATGTATTGCTATGCTCGCCGAAGCATTACGGATGGGTTCCGATCAACTCGGTCGTCAAGGAAAAGATGACCGAAAACGTTCCGGACGTAGCGGCTGCGGTGACACAGCACGACGAAATTGTGTCTGCCTTCGGGGAGAGCGGTGTCAACGTGCACTTTCTTCAGCCTCAGCCACACCTGGTTTTTCAGAGCGACACGCGTGACAGTAGTCAGATGACCCCTTGGGGTGCCGCAATCCTCCAACTCAGGCACATTGAGCGGCGGGGCGAGTACGCATCGGTGATCGATTTCTATCGCTCAAAGGGCATTCCTATTCCCTTGATGTCGTCCAAAGGCACGATTGAAGGTGGCGATATTTCAGTCACGAAGCCTGGGTTGGTGATTGTGGGGTACAGCGGTGAACGAACAACGCGGGATGGCGCTGAGGAGTTCACTTCCCTATTCAAGGCAAATGGCTGGAGGGTGCATCTGCAGCCGTTCCCAGAGCATTTCCTTCATTTGGATGTTATTTTCAGCATGGCGGCGGAAAACTTGGCTTTGGTTTGCACTGAAGTCGTTCCTGATGCCTTCATCGATTTTCTCCGGGAGGAAAAAATCCGACTCATCCCGGTGACCTACAAGGAGGCGATGGATCTTGGATGCAACGTTGTTTCTCTGGGAAATGACCGGGTTATAACGTCGAGGCACAATCGCTCTGTGATCGACAAATTGCGGGCAGAGGGCCTCACGGTAGTGGATCCCTATTTCCCAGAATTTGCCAAAGGTGGTAGCGGGATTCATTGCCTAACGATGCCACTGAAGCGAGAGCCCGTCGCAGCATGA
- a CDS encoding ABC transporter permease subunit, whose protein sequence is MSFLGGYGYLIVEGVALTATLSLVSAVIAATVGLIYATLTYEGGPGAVVLRSFCLAVMAVPEFITLLLLYFAGTLLLQKIFGSDFQLSPFWGGGFALGVAYATYFGELMRGALRDVNRGLVEAADALGLHRGQSFFLIRAPLAVKVAGPGALNLWVSLVKDTSIVSLIGVAELMRNSTVAARVTGASFEFYALAGCIYLAMTYCSNLFLGRRLSSRGREPHRWMSI, encoded by the coding sequence ATGAGCTTTCTCGGCGGTTACGGATATCTAATAGTCGAGGGCGTGGCCCTTACCGCCACGCTTTCGCTAGTCAGCGCGGTAATAGCCGCCACGGTCGGCTTGATTTACGCAACCCTGACTTATGAAGGAGGTCCCGGCGCAGTCGTACTCCGGAGCTTCTGCTTAGCAGTGATGGCCGTACCCGAATTCATCACGCTCCTCCTGCTTTACTTCGCCGGAACCCTCCTATTGCAGAAGATATTCGGCAGTGACTTCCAATTATCACCCTTTTGGGGCGGTGGCTTCGCGCTTGGCGTCGCCTACGCCACGTATTTCGGGGAGCTTATGCGCGGTGCTTTACGGGACGTGAACCGCGGTCTCGTTGAAGCTGCTGACGCTCTTGGCCTTCATCGCGGGCAATCATTCTTCCTAATAAGAGCGCCGCTCGCCGTGAAGGTTGCAGGACCGGGCGCATTAAATCTTTGGGTTTCGCTAGTTAAGGACACGTCTATCGTTTCGCTCATTGGCGTGGCTGAACTAATGCGGAATTCAACTGTAGCCGCGCGCGTGACCGGAGCCTCTTTCGAATTCTACGCTTTGGCCGGATGCATCTACTTGGCGATGACTTATTGCTCAAATCTGTTTTTGGGTCGCCGCCTTTCCTCTCGAGGGAGGGAGCCACACAGATGGATGTCGATCTAA
- a CDS encoding ABC transporter permease subunit (The N-terminal region of this protein, as described by TIGR01726, is a three transmembrane segment that identifies a subfamily of ABC transporter permease subunits, which specificities that include histidine, arginine, glutamine, glutamate, L-cystine (sic), the opines (in Agrobacterium) octopine and nopaline, etc.), which yields MDVDLILSSLPALTKGLENTVQIVVSAALIGGSLALVASLLMLSPKWEVRAIVQVGTGIIRGTPILVQLFFVYYGFAQFSWIRSSPFWWILRDPISCATVVFAINHAGYLTPLWTGAFANVNRGQWEAARSLGLQKRTAITRVIFPQAVRLILPAYLNEIIFLLKGSALLSAIAVADLLGVARRISSSNFAPVEMFSVVALTYAAIVMVLMGAVTYLRRSNAHE from the coding sequence ATGGATGTCGATCTAATTTTGTCCAGCCTGCCTGCGCTGACAAAAGGACTCGAGAATACTGTGCAGATTGTCGTTAGCGCTGCCTTGATAGGAGGCAGCTTAGCATTGGTGGCTTCCCTTTTAATGCTATCTCCCAAGTGGGAGGTGCGAGCGATTGTACAAGTGGGCACGGGGATCATACGGGGCACACCAATTCTGGTCCAATTGTTCTTCGTCTACTACGGTTTTGCTCAATTCTCATGGATTCGAAGCTCGCCTTTCTGGTGGATCCTCAGAGACCCCATCTCGTGTGCAACTGTAGTATTCGCCATTAACCACGCGGGCTACCTCACGCCGCTGTGGACCGGCGCGTTTGCAAATGTGAATCGGGGACAGTGGGAGGCAGCACGATCGCTTGGTCTTCAGAAGCGAACGGCAATTACCCGGGTTATTTTTCCCCAGGCAGTGCGCTTGATACTCCCAGCATATCTCAACGAGATCATCTTCTTGCTGAAAGGGAGCGCCCTACTGAGTGCAATAGCGGTTGCAGACTTGCTCGGGGTCGCACGAAGAATATCTTCATCAAATTTTGCACCCGTCGAAATGTTTTCGGTGGTGGCGCTGACGTATGCCGCCATAGTTATGGTTCTGATGGGGGCTGTTACCTATCTCAGGAGGTCGAATGCGCACGAGTAA
- a CDS encoding DNA/RNA non-specific endonuclease encodes MWTAVNIDGSKVLSTKSRSWRRDDRLPASEQTLADIYGKVPGKGVQIDRGHLVRRLDPVWGDQDVADRAGDDTFHYTNAAPQEHVYNSEIWGNLEDFVLARADKKAQRVSVMAGPILRPDDDFFGKTLPGGPWQVPWSFWKVAVFKREDKTVSVTGFVVEQTANIALIFESTRYNPYTVEQARVYQRPVHQPGALRRRGNRQYGKQPSADHLACHRRRAGCGAFLYHRDRGCCRITRNADGRPDRQDREHHPAWRHDLPSDHRGGTSAV; translated from the coding sequence CTGTGGACCGCCGTCAATATCGACGGGAGCAAAGTCCTGTCGACCAAATCGCGCAGCTGGCGCCGAGACGATCGCCTGCCGGCGAGCGAGCAGACACTTGCCGACATCTACGGCAAGGTGCCCGGCAAGGGCGTGCAGATCGACCGCGGACATCTGGTGCGACGGCTTGACCCCGTGTGGGGCGATCAGGATGTTGCCGACCGGGCGGGAGACGACACCTTCCACTACACGAATGCGGCGCCGCAGGAGCATGTCTATAACAGCGAGATCTGGGGCAATCTTGAGGATTTCGTGCTGGCCCGGGCAGACAAAAAAGCCCAGAGGGTCTCGGTCATGGCGGGTCCGATCCTGCGGCCCGACGACGACTTTTTCGGCAAGACATTGCCTGGCGGTCCCTGGCAGGTTCCCTGGTCCTTCTGGAAGGTCGCCGTGTTCAAGCGCGAGGACAAGACGGTCTCGGTGACCGGTTTTGTCGTCGAGCAGACCGCCAACATCGCTCTAATCTTCGAAAGTACGCGCTACAATCCCTATACCGTCGAGCAGGCCAGGGTCTACCAGCGGCCCGTCCATCAACCTGGCGCGCTGCGCCGACGAGGGAATCGGCAATACGGGAAACAGCCTTCAGCGGATCATCTCGCTTGTCATCGGCGTCGTGCTGGTTGCGGGGCTTTCCTATATCACCGCGATCGCGGTTGTTGCCGGATCACCCGGAACGCAGATGGACGACCGGATCGCCAGGATCGAGAACATCACCCTGCTTGGCGCCATGACCTTCCTTCTGACCATCGTGGCGGTACATCTGCTGTTTGA
- a CDS encoding serine protease produces the protein MARIVSPLGTESPKNLATAAKAAIAEQKPAQEADKKLTADAGAEPLAIRTEDPSRMIVRMSLLNRKDPNARERMLGSRDIVSINFFDRGLQVAKAICRIKILGQPATPPDYGTGFLITPSLVMTNNHVLPDAETASCSLAEFSYELDRNFVERRGHIFPFAPNEAFYTSAELDFTIVAIRPVGHDGTPVADFGALTLIPMSGKGVTGEHVSLIQHPGGGTKQVVVRENRIIKLDPERFPNVGAAAIHYQADTEAGSSGAAVFNDQWDLVAIHHLAIADRDDEGRVLNRRGEIWNEAEGDDAKRWVANEGIRISEIWKHLREAATFDPDAAKIMAMLAADPRTTHQPPPLAEEDHDPKPWQTVPDAGEAPAFESTRFTDPKFDDSMGFKTNFLGADLPVPLPKTSKTFKGRLAVNKETKGTVFDYTHFRSPFMPIDG, from the coding sequence ATGGCCCGGATCGTATCACCGCTTGGAACGGAAAGCCCCAAGAACCTGGCAACGGCGGCAAAGGCGGCGATCGCCGAGCAGAAGCCCGCCCAGGAAGCCGACAAGAAACTGACGGCAGACGCGGGCGCCGAACCGCTCGCCATCAGGACGGAGGATCCGTCGCGGATGATAGTGCGCATGTCGCTGCTCAATCGCAAGGATCCCAATGCGCGCGAACGCATGCTCGGCAGCCGCGACATCGTCAGCATCAATTTCTTCGATCGCGGGCTACAGGTCGCAAAGGCGATCTGCCGGATCAAGATCCTCGGGCAGCCGGCGACACCGCCCGACTACGGGACCGGCTTCCTGATCACCCCCAGCTTGGTGATGACCAACAACCACGTGCTGCCGGATGCGGAAACGGCGTCCTGCAGCCTGGCCGAGTTTAGCTATGAGCTGGATCGAAATTTCGTCGAGCGGCGGGGACACATTTTCCCTTTTGCGCCGAACGAGGCCTTTTACACCAGCGCCGAGCTCGACTTCACGATCGTTGCCATTCGCCCGGTCGGTCATGACGGCACGCCGGTCGCCGATTTCGGGGCGCTTACCCTGATTCCGATGAGCGGCAAGGGTGTGACGGGCGAACATGTCTCGCTCATCCAGCACCCCGGCGGCGGCACGAAGCAGGTCGTCGTTCGCGAAAACCGCATCATCAAGCTCGATCCGGAGCGGTTTCCGAATGTCGGCGCCGCTGCGATCCACTACCAGGCCGATACGGAGGCTGGTTCCTCGGGTGCAGCCGTCTTCAATGACCAATGGGATCTTGTGGCGATCCATCATCTGGCCATTGCCGACCGCGACGATGAGGGCCGGGTTCTGAACAGGCGCGGCGAGATCTGGAACGAGGCGGAAGGTGACGACGCCAAGCGCTGGGTCGCCAACGAAGGCATTCGGATCAGCGAGATCTGGAAGCATCTTCGCGAGGCCGCCACCTTCGATCCCGACGCTGCGAAAATCATGGCGATGCTGGCGGCCGACCCGCGCACCACCCATCAACCGCCTCCCCTCGCCGAGGAGGACCACGATCCGAAGCCGTGGCAGACCGTGCCGGACGCCGGCGAAGCGCCAGCCTTCGAGAGCACCCGCTTTACCGATCCCAAGTTTGACGATTCGATGGGCTTCAAGACCAATTTTCTCGGCGCCGATCTCCCCGTCCCGCTTCCGAAGACGAGCAAAACCTTCAAGGGCCGACTGGCGGTCAATAAGGAGACCAAGGGCACGGTGTTCGACTACACGCATTTTCGCTCGCCGTTCATGCCGATCGACGGCTAG
- a CDS encoding S1/P1 nuclease: MSVLCVTMSLSALAGNQALAWGDSGHSIVAELAERRLSDKVRTVVSALVGSGTSLASLSSWADDFKFTAAGTKTKRWHFIDIDIDKPDPVGACALDQNEGDCIVAALKREIVVLADADAGKTARADALKMVVHLVGDAHQPLHCSERAGDGGGNGLQVTFQGKGPDGKTRNADVSFHQLWDETLIAAHAFSWGAYAGELETSVMPGMTAGNLEGDYVAGWANECFQEGVQVYQALPVPPAAGGRIIVDESYQKHVQSILDRQLALAGLRLAAVLNDTLGKQTAEANGK; encoded by the coding sequence ATGAGCGTTCTGTGTGTGACGATGTCGCTGTCCGCGCTCGCCGGCAACCAGGCATTGGCATGGGGCGACAGCGGTCATTCGATCGTCGCCGAACTGGCTGAACGCCGCCTTTCGGACAAGGTCCGGACGGTTGTCTCCGCGCTCGTCGGTTCGGGTACGTCGCTTGCGTCGCTGTCGAGCTGGGCTGACGACTTCAAGTTTACCGCAGCCGGCACGAAAACGAAGCGATGGCATTTCATCGACATCGATATCGACAAGCCCGACCCGGTCGGTGCCTGTGCCCTCGACCAGAACGAAGGCGATTGCATCGTCGCCGCCCTCAAGCGGGAAATCGTCGTGCTGGCGGACGCCGATGCCGGAAAAACTGCAAGGGCGGATGCGCTCAAGATGGTGGTTCACCTGGTTGGCGACGCCCACCAGCCGCTGCATTGCTCGGAACGGGCGGGCGACGGCGGCGGCAACGGCCTCCAAGTGACCTTCCAGGGCAAGGGCCCGGATGGCAAGACAAGAAACGCCGATGTCAGTTTCCATCAGCTCTGGGATGAGACACTGATTGCCGCACATGCCTTCAGTTGGGGTGCCTATGCCGGCGAGCTTGAAACATCGGTCATGCCAGGCATGACGGCCGGCAACCTCGAAGGCGACTATGTGGCAGGCTGGGCCAACGAATGCTTCCAGGAGGGCGTGCAGGTCTATCAGGCGCTGCCGGTGCCGCCAGCGGCCGGCGGACGAATCATCGTCGACGAAAGCTACCAGAAGCACGTTCAGTCGATCCTGGATCGACAACTCGCCCTTGCCGGGCTCAGGCTCGCCGCCGTTCTCAACGACACTCTCGGCAAACAGACGGCCGAAGCGAACGGAAAGTGA